CTCTGGACCTGTTGGGCGATCTGGCCCTGCTCGGCAGGCGGCTCGATGCCTCGGTGTTCGCGTACCTGCCAGGGCACCGATTGAATGTCGCTTTTGTCCGTGAAGTCGAGAAAGAACTGGAGGTCCGATGAGTGAAATCGTGCTTGGTATTGAACAGATCAAGGAGATGTTGCCGCACCGCGAACCTTTCTTGTTCATTGACGCCGTTACGAAGCTCGAATCCAATCTGATTGAGGGGTATCGGGATATCAAGGCAGAGGAGTTCTACTTCGCCGGCCACTTCCCCGGGTTCCCGGTGATGCCCGGTGTGCTGATGGTAGAGGCCATTGCCCAGATCGGAATCATGCTCGTGTGCAAGGTCCGCGAGGAGCGACGCGGCCGAAAGACGCTCTTTGCCGGAATCGAAAGCGTGCGGTTCCGTCGTCAAGTCTCACCCGGCGACCGCCTGCTGTTTTCGGCCGATATCGTGGGTGGTCGGTCTTCGGTCTACAAGATTCACGGCACGGCGAAGGTGGGCGACGAACTCGCCTGCGAGGCGATTGTCATCGGCGCGCTGCGGTAGCACGCCGCGTGCTTGGTGCTCCACGCTGACCGGTGGGTAGGTACTGGAACCTGACCAGTCGATCTCCCGATCCCTCGTTTCCTTTGTCTGGTGGTATCCATCCTTCCTCCGTAGTCGGTCCACGAGTCGATTTCGGTCCCGGCTGCGACGTTGGCCCATTCTGTCACTTCGAGGGACGGGTCAGAGCCGGGGAACGAAACCGGTTTGGGGCAGGCGTGGCGATTGGTGGCGCGCCGATGGATACCAAGTACGAGGGCGAAGATACCGAGGTGCGCATCGGCTCGGGGAACACCTTCTTTGAGTACACCACGGTGCACCGCGCAAGCGGGAAAGGGAACGCGACCGTCATCGGCGACGACAACTTCGTCATGGCCTATGTCCACATCGCACACAACTGCAGCGTCGGCAATGGGTGCGTCATAACTAACCTCGTCCAATTGGGCGGGCACGTCGAGGTAGGTGACCTCGCCAACATCGGCGGGCTCGTCGGCATCCACCAGTTCTGTCGCATCGGGACGCTGGCGATGGTCGGTGCGCATACATACGTCAACAAGGACATCCCTCCATACATGCTGGCCGCCGGCCACCCGTGCCGCGTGCGCGGTCTGAACTCGGTCGGCCTGCGACGTGCCGGGATCAGTCAGTCCGTGCAGAGCCTGCTGCGCCGAGCCTATCGGGCAATCTACCGAGGAGGCCTGAATCTGGCCCAGGCTCTATCTACGATCGAATCCGACGTGCTGCCGCAGAGCGCAGCGGGGGGCGGCGGAAGAAATGAACTGGAGGAACTGATCCGCTTCATTCGTTCCAGCGAACGCGGAGTCGAGTTGCGCTGCGGGCGAGAGGAACAGGAGTGGTCGTGAGCAGGGGTTTCGCGCTGCTCTCAGGTCTGGCCGTGGCACTGGCATCGGGCCATCCGTGGGCATGCTTCCATGGTGATCCGCAACACACCGGACGCTCGGCGAACGTGGTCGGCGCGCCGCTGACCCGAACCGGAGCCCGTGGTCTTGGTGGCCAGATTTCCAGTTCTCCGGTTGTCCGACAGGACGGCAGCGTACTGGTGGGAGCACGCGACGTGAAGCTCTACTGCCTCGGGCCGGAACTCGACACGCTGTTCTGGGTCGCCGACCTCACACCCTACGGGTCGAACATCTACTATTCCTCACCCGCGCTGGACGATGCGGGCGACGCCTACATCACCACCAGTCGCAGGCTTGTGAAGGTCAGCGACAACGGTGCAGTTCTCTGGTCATGGCCTGCGCACAACTCGCTCTCCATCAGCCACTCACCGGTCATCGGGCGGGACGGCAAGATCTACTTCGCCTGCTACTCGGACTCCCTGTACGCCCTGACCCCGGACGGCACGCTCGCATGGGCGCGGAATCTCGGCGCGTCGGTCAACTCGGCGCCCGCAGTGGGTCTGGATGGCCGGATCTATGTCGGCACGACGCGCGACACTCTGAGCATGAAGCTCCTGTGCTTCAATCCAGACAGCTCGCTACACTGGTCCTTCAACCTCGCGGACGAAGCCGAACTTGCATCGCCCGCCGTCGGCCCGGATTCGACCATCTACATCGGGGCGGGTCGCTACTTCTACGCGGTTCGGCCCAACGGGACGCTCAAGTGGCGCGACAGCCTGGCCGCGGCAATTCGGTCCTGTCCGGCTGTCGCCAACGAATCCACGCTGTACGTTTTGGCCGGGGCGAGGCTCTACTGCATAGGCACTGACTCTGTCGTGCGCTGGCGACGGATAATCGGTGGTTCGAACTACTGCTCGCCGGCCGTGGATGCCGCGGGCAATGTCTACGTTGGCACGGCCGACAGCGGCAGCAGTACCTTCTACTGCATTGCACCCGACTCTGCGGTGCAGGACAGCCATGTGGTTGGCAGCAACATCTGGTCATCGGCGGCAGTAGGAGAGAGCGGGCGCGTCTACATTGGCTGCATGAACGACACTCTGTATGTCTTTCAGGGACCGGGTCCCGGAGTCTTCGAGGAAGGGCGTGGTCTTGCGCTGGCCGGGGTTCGCCTGCTGCCTAGCCCGACGTGCGGAGTCGTGCGGATGGTCCCCTCCGGCCGGTACTCGGTCAAGGTCTTTGATGCCTTCGGCGCGCTCGTGGCCAAGCCCAATTCCGGCGACCTGCTCGACCTGCGGCATCTGCGTCGCGGGGTCTACATGGTGCAAGTCGCTGGTAGCGCGCCGCAGAAGCTGATCCTGCGCTAGCGGAGTTCCGCCCATATGACTTATTCGCAGGCCGTCCAGTTCCTCGACAGCCTCGTCAACTACGAGAAGCTGGCCGGGCCTCGCAACGAGTTCAAGCTCGACAATATCCGCCGGCTGCTTGAGCTGGCCGGCAGTCCCGAACGCAGGATGCGCAGTGTCATACTCGTCGCCGGTACCAAGGGCAAAGGTTCAGTCTGCTACATGCTTGAATCAGCCTTGCGCGGCTGCAAACTCTCGACCGGCATGTTCGTCTCGCCGCACGTCCTCGACGTCCGCGAGCGAATCCAGCTTGACGGCAGGCCGATTCCCAAGCGTCTGTTTGCTTCGCTCGCCGCCCGCCTCGCTCCATTTGTGTCCTCAGTTCGTCCCTCGTCCCTGGTCCCTCGCACCGACGGCGTCCCGGTCAGCTACTTCGAGATGACCACGGCCATGGCTTTTCTTCTCTTTGCCGAGAGACAGCCGGACTACTCGGTCATAGAAGTTGGGCTGGGTGGCAGGCTCGATGCCACAAACCTCTCCGATCCACAGATCTCAGTGATCACCCGCATCGGGTACGACCACCTGAAGGTGCTGGGCAACACACTGACCAAGATTGCGGGGGAGAAGGCGGGCATCATGCGCAAGGGCAGATCGGTCGTCATCGGCGAGCAGGAACCCGAAGCGCTCGCGGCGCTCAAGCGCAAGGCGCGCGATGCGGGCGCACGGTTGGTGCGTTCCGAATCGTCGGTGTCGGTTCGATCCACCGAGGCCACTGCGAGCGGTCTGAGTTTCCGCGCACGCTGCCGGCATGGAGCCGGCGAGATTGTCTTGCCGCTGCTCGGCCATCATCAAGTCGAGAACTGCCAAACCGCGCTGGCGGTGCTCAACGAGCTCTCGATGCGCGACCGCCGCATCAAGTTCGGGCGAGTCGCCCGAGGTTTGGGGACCGTATCGATTCCAGCCCGGTGCCAGGTGGTCCGGCGCTCATCACTCAGCGCCTATCGTTCAGCGCTTGTCATCGTCGACTCCTGCCACAACCCCGAGTCGGGTCGCGCCCTCGCCAACGTCCTCCGCGACCACCTCCCCAAGCTTCGAACCACCAATCGTCGACTCCCTCACCCTCGCCCTCTTCCAGAGGGAGAGGGAAGGGGTGAGGGTCGCCAATCACCGAGGGTCATCTTGGTCTACGGCTCGCTGGGGGGGAAGCTCGTGGAGGAGACCGTCGCGCCGCTCGCACCGTTCGTTGACAGAGCGGTGCTTGTCCAGCCGGACAATCCACGCGCGATGCCGCTGGCCGAACTCAAGCGGGTCTTCTCACGCCTCCGCATCGGTCATGTTACCGCTCCTGACATACGCGCAGCCCTGTTTCTCGCACGCCAATCCGCAATCTGCAATCTGCAATCTGCAATGCCTGTTGTCGTCGCTGGCTCCTTTTACCTGGCCGGTGAAGTTCTCAAGGTTCTCGGTCCTGCGCAGCGTCGCCGCGCATGG
Above is a genomic segment from candidate division WOR-3 bacterium containing:
- the fabZ gene encoding 3-hydroxyacyl-ACP dehydratase FabZ yields the protein MLGIEQIKEMLPHREPFLFIDAVTKLESNLIEGYRDIKAEEFYFAGHFPGFPVMPGVLMVEAIAQIGIMLVCKVREERRGRKTLFAGIESVRFRRQVSPGDRLLFSADIVGGRSSVYKIHGTAKVGDELACEAIVIGALR
- the lpxA gene encoding acyl-ACP--UDP-N-acetylglucosamine O-acyltransferase, with protein sequence MGRYWNLTSRSPDPSFPLSGGIHPSSVVGPRVDFGPGCDVGPFCHFEGRVRAGERNRFGAGVAIGGAPMDTKYEGEDTEVRIGSGNTFFEYTTVHRASGKGNATVIGDDNFVMAYVHIAHNCSVGNGCVITNLVQLGGHVEVGDLANIGGLVGIHQFCRIGTLAMVGAHTYVNKDIPPYMLAAGHPCRVRGLNSVGLRRAGISQSVQSLLRRAYRAIYRGGLNLAQALSTIESDVLPQSAAGGGGRNELEELIRFIRSSERGVELRCGREEQEWS
- a CDS encoding bifunctional folylpolyglutamate synthase/dihydrofolate synthase: MTYSQAVQFLDSLVNYEKLAGPRNEFKLDNIRRLLELAGSPERRMRSVILVAGTKGKGSVCYMLESALRGCKLSTGMFVSPHVLDVRERIQLDGRPIPKRLFASLAARLAPFVSSVRPSSLVPRTDGVPVSYFEMTTAMAFLLFAERQPDYSVIEVGLGGRLDATNLSDPQISVITRIGYDHLKVLGNTLTKIAGEKAGIMRKGRSVVIGEQEPEALAALKRKARDAGARLVRSESSVSVRSTEATASGLSFRARCRHGAGEIVLPLLGHHQVENCQTALAVLNELSMRDRRIKFGRVARGLGTVSIPARCQVVRRSSLSAYRSALVIVDSCHNPESGRALANVLRDHLPKLRTTNRRLPHPRPLPEGEGRGEGRQSPRVILVYGSLGGKLVEETVAPLAPFVDRAVLVQPDNPRAMPLAELKRVFSRLRIGHVTAPDIRAALFLARQSAICNLQSAMPVVVAGSFYLAGEVLKVLGPAQRRRAWPASAGV